The Candidatus Acidiferrales bacterium genomic interval TTCGACCGCAGCAACCTTGTGGCTGCCGACAGGATCTTCTGCAAGGTTGCTGCGGTCGAAGGAATCTCGGTCACTGATCCGGAGTTAGCGGTACTGTAAAGGATTTTGTAGCTGTCCGGCTCACCAATCTTGTGTCATCAACGGGCAGCGATTTCGTAGACCGTAGTTCTTCGACTGGCTGATCGGCCTGAATCACGGGGAGATGGGGCTCCTCTGCCTGGGCGAGGCATTTCTGCAAATCTTCAAAAGCCCTTGACTTTGGGTGATTCTGCCACTATAATAAGTGGCAGATATAGACTATGGCCTCTGACCCGGAATTGGATCTCCGCGGCCGCTTGGTACGGAGCCTGGGAGCCCTGCGCGAGATGCTGCCGGGCTCCTTCGTCGAGCGTGCCCGGAGGTGCGGTAAGCCGAACTGTCATTGTGCCGACGGAGAGAAATTGCATGCCGAGCTCCTCCTCTCTGTCCTCTTGGACGGTAAATCCAAGACCTTCCACGTGCCGTTCGATCAGGCCGATGAGGTTCGCTCCAAGGT includes:
- a CDS encoding DUF6788 family protein, translated to MASDPELDLRGRLVRSLGALREMLPGSFVERARRCGKPNCHCADGEKLHAELLLSVLLDGKSKTFHVPFDQADEVRSKVEQRKQFEAAAARIAYLNLRRFLRRRKKK